The Paenibacillus sp. YPG26 genome includes a window with the following:
- a CDS encoding HD-GYP domain-containing protein, giving the protein MRNRDVVGPILAVAVPFILFELLRAHPSWDVSLVALKGHFYVVSSVAMLSMMVAIAVGIAGHRVRNIKVSFLALAFISLGETFTVHGLSTPNLMIHASHLPAVAAQASTLLATFWLWLSSMSSDSALIVKLSGLRGRLIPIWLVLILILSIVSFMNPHLMSLIPLNQSPLQWLVTVLVAGMNLITIYRYYQSYRYSRFPLQKAIIYSCCWLMVAQYIMAAGELWRISWWMYHFLLLASMIVMITGLIRQYASNPSWNMTFRGLYSTDPMERITSCLSPSVRNLIQATEEKDLYTAGHNFRVTMYAMKLGEEMKLSPEELRAVSQGTIIHDVGKIHVPIEILNKPGRLTPEERDIIELHPVKGYEMCRTLGFMKDELDIIRSHHEKWDGTGYPDRLKGEQIPLLARIVAIADVYDALTSTRAYRKAWTHDEAMKLIIGDQGTHFDAECVQAWIRVCEQNPEIHEYPAHVVEKWGHRKMLLQAGEPEGAGGIC; this is encoded by the coding sequence ATGAGAAATCGTGATGTTGTCGGTCCGATCCTGGCTGTAGCTGTGCCGTTTATACTATTTGAGCTCCTTAGGGCACATCCTTCATGGGATGTCTCCCTTGTTGCACTCAAGGGGCATTTCTATGTTGTCAGCTCGGTCGCCATGCTGTCCATGATGGTAGCCATTGCAGTAGGAATCGCGGGACATCGCGTTAGAAATATAAAGGTAAGCTTCCTCGCCCTGGCATTCATCTCGTTGGGTGAGACTTTCACGGTTCACGGGTTGTCCACGCCCAATCTTATGATCCACGCTTCACACCTGCCGGCCGTTGCGGCCCAGGCGAGCACCCTGCTTGCGACATTCTGGCTGTGGCTGTCTTCGATGTCATCTGACTCGGCGCTGATTGTGAAGCTGTCCGGGCTGCGGGGCAGATTGATTCCGATCTGGCTGGTGCTCATTCTTATACTCAGCATCGTAAGCTTTATGAATCCGCATCTGATGAGTCTGATCCCTTTGAATCAGAGCCCTTTGCAATGGCTGGTGACCGTTCTTGTCGCTGGAATGAACCTGATTACCATTTACCGCTATTATCAGTCCTACCGGTATTCACGGTTCCCGCTCCAGAAGGCCATCATATACAGCTGCTGTTGGCTGATGGTGGCCCAGTACATTATGGCGGCAGGAGAGTTATGGCGTATCAGCTGGTGGATGTATCATTTCCTGCTTCTGGCCTCGATGATCGTGATGATTACCGGTCTCATCAGGCAGTATGCATCCAATCCGTCATGGAATATGACCTTCAGAGGACTATATTCCACAGATCCCATGGAGCGGATTACCAGCTGCTTGTCTCCTAGTGTGAGGAATCTGATTCAGGCTACCGAGGAGAAGGACCTGTATACGGCTGGGCACAACTTCAGAGTTACAATGTATGCGATGAAGCTTGGCGAGGAGATGAAGCTGTCCCCCGAGGAGCTCCGGGCGGTCTCCCAAGGGACCATTATCCATGATGTGGGTAAGATTCATGTGCCTATCGAGATTCTGAACAAGCCGGGGCGTCTGACGCCTGAGGAGAGGGATATTATTGAGCTTCATCCCGTCAAGGGCTATGAGATGTGCCGGACACTTGGATTCATGAAGGATGAGCTGGATATTATCCGGTCTCACCATGAGAAGTGGGATGGCACGGGATATCCAGACCGGTTAAAGGGAGAGCAGATTCCTCTGCTGGCCAGAATCGTAGCTATTGCGGATGTCTACGATGCGCTGACATCGACCAGGGCCTACCGGAAGGCTTGGACCCACGATGAGGCGATGAAGCTGATTATCGGAGATCAGGGGACTCATTTCGATGCGGAATGTGTGCAGGCCTGGATCCGGGTATGCGAGCAGAACCCGGAGATCCATGAATATCCGGCCCATGTGGTTGAGAAGTGGGGCCACAGAAAGATGCTGCTTCAAGCGGGAGAGCCTGAAGGGGCTGGCGGCATCTGTTAA